Proteins found in one Nostoc sp. NIES-3756 genomic segment:
- a CDS encoding glycosyltransferase family 4 protein has protein sequence MENISQLATTIQDTTASPEILVISRLFLPKEAVIGEYLYNRCLQDPEQVVVLAASCRGDKVFDQAQQFPIYRWPDAKYWLGNFLGSYLQPLFNLVATFVLAIKLYFRYHYRYIEWGHGYEFPSLLLLSYILPIRFFIYLHGNDIAGILSNPLWRSLFKLTLKRAQGIVCNSSSTQDYLRTTFRLQTPTHVIPPVVRPEKFGLGSNGKSLEELSNGERLRQVYNIPQTAVVILSVGRLVKQKSFDRVMENLPLLLTIGVDVHYIICGQGPCEPELQSLAERLRVDKRVHFAGYVKNQELAGYYAACDIFAMLTSINTKASSLEGFGIVYLEASYFGKPVIASRHPSLIDVVRHEENGLLVNPKSGYEVFQAFKQLCQNQQLRERLGRQGKELAKRKTLHRSLYMGQSLEVRA, from the coding sequence ATGGAAAATATCTCGCAACTGGCAACAACAATCCAAGACACGACTGCCTCCCCAGAGATTTTAGTAATATCGCGTCTTTTCTTGCCTAAAGAAGCTGTGATTGGGGAGTATCTTTACAATCGCTGTCTTCAAGATCCAGAGCAGGTAGTTGTTTTGGCGGCTAGTTGTAGAGGAGATAAAGTATTTGATCAAGCACAACAGTTTCCTATATATCGTTGGCCAGATGCTAAATATTGGCTAGGCAACTTTTTAGGAAGTTATTTACAACCCTTGTTTAATTTGGTTGCAACATTTGTTTTAGCAATCAAACTGTATTTTCGTTATCACTATCGTTATATTGAATGGGGACACGGCTATGAGTTTCCCTCACTTTTATTATTGAGCTATATCTTACCTATACGCTTCTTTATTTATTTGCACGGCAATGATATTGCTGGTATTTTATCTAATCCTTTATGGCGATCGCTTTTTAAATTAACCCTAAAACGCGCCCAAGGGATTGTGTGTAACAGTTCCTCAACACAAGATTATTTAAGAACTACCTTCCGCTTGCAAACCCCCACCCACGTTATCCCTCCAGTAGTCAGACCAGAAAAATTTGGTTTGGGCAGCAATGGTAAAAGCTTAGAAGAACTAAGCAATGGTGAACGCTTACGTCAAGTCTACAATATTCCTCAAACTGCCGTAGTCATTCTTTCTGTGGGACGCTTAGTCAAACAAAAAAGCTTTGATCGCGTTATGGAAAACCTACCACTACTCTTAACTATCGGTGTAGATGTTCATTACATCATCTGCGGTCAAGGCCCTTGTGAACCTGAATTACAATCCTTAGCAGAGCGTTTGCGAGTAGATAAACGCGTACACTTTGCTGGATATGTGAAAAATCAGGAATTAGCAGGTTATTATGCGGCTTGCGATATATTCGCCATGCTGACTTCAATAAACACTAAAGCCAGCAGCTTAGAAGGATTTGGCATCGTTTACTTAGAAGCCAGTTATTTTGGTAAACCTGTAATTGCTTCACGCCACCCTTCCTTAATTGATGTGGTACGTCATGAAGAAAACGGCTTATTGGTAAACCCCAAATCTGGTTACGAAGTCTTCCAAGCATTCAAACAACTCTGCCAAAACCAGCAATTGCGTGAACGACTTGGCCGCCAGGGTAAAGAACTAGCCAAACGCAAAACCCTACACCGTTCCTTATACATGGGACAGAGTTTAGAGGTTAGAGCTTAA
- the thiS gene encoding sulfur carrier protein ThiS has product MTNSITLQVNGETQNCLSQTPLPVLLQQLGFNPRLVAVEYNGEILHRQFWEQTKVQSGDRLEVVTIVGGG; this is encoded by the coding sequence ATGACTAATTCAATAACTTTACAAGTAAATGGGGAAACACAAAATTGTTTGTCCCAAACCCCTTTACCCGTTTTACTTCAGCAATTGGGGTTTAATCCCCGATTAGTAGCCGTAGAGTATAACGGGGAAATTTTACACCGCCAGTTCTGGGAACAGACTAAAGTACAGTCAGGCGATCGATTAGAGGTAGTGACAATTGTTGGCGGTGGTTGA
- a CDS encoding thiamine phosphate synthase yields MKEAGYYDGSITNGVVVTVEPYSQHQQIQQVVYRILDANLDRAREGLRIIEEWCRFGLNSAQLAGEFKHLRQEVASWHTEELRTARDTPGDPGTDLSHPQEEQRSSIKALLQANFCRVEEALRVLEEYGKLYHPKMGQACKQMRYRVYSLETDLMGYQRHQLLRRSRLYLVTSPSDTLLPTVEAALKGGLTLVQYRDKETDDAVRLELAIKLRQLCHGYSALFIINDRVDLALAVDADGVHLGQQDMPIATARQLLGPQRVIGRSTTNAEEMRKAIAEGADYIGVGPVYETPTKVGKAATGLDYVRYAAQNSSVPWFAIGGIDANNVNDVIDAGAERVAVVRSLMQAEQPTLVTQYLLSQLNRIKPEG; encoded by the coding sequence ATGAAAGAGGCTGGCTATTACGATGGAAGCATTACTAATGGGGTAGTTGTAACGGTGGAGCCATACAGCCAACATCAGCAAATCCAGCAGGTTGTGTACCGTATATTAGATGCTAACTTAGACCGCGCTCGTGAAGGGTTACGGATCATTGAGGAATGGTGTCGCTTTGGGTTGAATAGCGCCCAGTTGGCAGGAGAATTTAAGCACTTACGCCAAGAGGTGGCTAGTTGGCACACTGAAGAATTACGGACAGCACGAGATACCCCTGGTGATCCCGGCACTGATTTAAGCCATCCCCAGGAAGAACAACGTTCTAGTATTAAGGCGTTGTTACAAGCTAACTTCTGTCGTGTGGAGGAAGCTTTGCGGGTGCTGGAGGAGTATGGTAAGCTTTATCACCCCAAAATGGGACAGGCTTGTAAGCAGATGCGGTATCGGGTTTACAGTCTGGAAACTGATTTAATGGGTTATCAGCGTCATCAACTGTTGCGGCGATCGCGTTTATATCTTGTTACCTCCCCATCAGACACTTTATTACCAACTGTGGAAGCTGCTCTTAAAGGTGGATTGACATTAGTACAGTATCGTGATAAAGAAACAGATGATGCTGTACGTCTAGAACTGGCAATAAAACTCCGTCAACTTTGTCATGGCTATAGTGCTTTATTTATCATCAATGACCGGGTGGATTTGGCTTTAGCTGTAGATGCTGATGGCGTGCATCTGGGGCAGCAGGATATGCCGATCGCCACTGCTAGACAATTACTTGGCCCCCAGCGCGTCATCGGTCGTTCTACCACTAACGCTGAGGAAATGCGAAAAGCGATCGCCGAAGGTGCGGATTATATAGGCGTTGGGCCTGTGTATGAAACACCGACAAAAGTAGGTAAGGCGGCGACTGGCTTAGATTATGTGAGGTATGCTGCTCAAAACAGTTCAGTTCCCTGGTTTGCTATTGGTGGCATAGATGCCAATAATGTCAATGATGTGATTGATGCTGGAGCTGAAAGGGTGGCAGTAGTGCGATCGCTCATGCAGGCTGAACAACCTACCCTAGTCACACAATATTTGCTCTCACAACTCAATCGGATTAAGCCGGAGGGTTGA
- a CDS encoding DUF1565 domain-containing protein yields MPVSETIISQVNVLFVNPSAGDDTAGKGSESTPLKTITHALKLANSGTVIKLTPGNYSEQTGEMFPLMLKPGVSIQGDTTSKGQGIIIQGGGQFLSRSFGGQNVTIVGANQAGLTGVTVSNPNPRGYGLWIESSNPVISENTFTGSTQDGISVTGNSAATITKNYFYRNGANGITIGGTSPAQVRENVFEETGFGINVAQNAVPTLVSNQIQNNRSGVIVQANARPILRNNLIQGSKEDGLVAIAQAMPDLGNAIEAGGNQFRNNARHDINANAAKQLIVAVGNTINSKQIAGKVSLNAQDAPVATTTSNNVVSAIPSNQEITFTAPIVSNNTNRPSQLVVRTQGNSQLPALVSADSPLTVPRYNQRPPAPLPNEATNREIPRNTPTATSRTKLTPVPTVRTETTQLNYVQVDPHTIEFVAPQGSQSEQIVKTQTASPSISEDTSILPVPTSNIPLGNTRNMRRVSTPQTSTTAYGSNYVSANTAASVRYRVVVEATSDREQEIVKSLAPEAFSTIWQGRRVMQVGVFSDRSNADEMQRILNSSGLRTIVEPLN; encoded by the coding sequence ATGCCTGTAAGTGAAACAATAATTTCTCAGGTTAATGTACTGTTTGTCAACCCAAGTGCCGGAGATGACACAGCAGGTAAAGGTAGTGAAAGTACACCGTTGAAGACCATTACCCATGCTCTAAAGCTGGCAAACTCTGGCACAGTAATTAAATTAACCCCTGGTAATTACAGTGAACAAACCGGGGAGATGTTCCCTTTAATGCTCAAACCCGGTGTTTCGATTCAAGGAGATACCACGAGTAAAGGGCAGGGAATCATCATTCAGGGTGGCGGACAGTTCCTCAGCCGCAGTTTTGGGGGACAGAACGTCACCATCGTCGGTGCTAATCAAGCAGGCTTAACAGGAGTAACCGTAAGTAATCCTAACCCCCGTGGTTATGGTTTATGGATTGAATCGAGTAATCCCGTCATTAGTGAGAATACTTTTACAGGCAGTACCCAGGATGGTATTTCTGTGACTGGTAACAGTGCTGCCACGATTACGAAAAACTATTTTTATCGCAACGGAGCCAACGGCATCACCATTGGCGGTACTTCCCCCGCTCAGGTGAGAGAAAATGTATTTGAAGAAACCGGGTTTGGCATCAATGTTGCCCAAAATGCCGTGCCAACTTTGGTAAGCAATCAAATCCAAAATAATCGCTCAGGAGTGATTGTACAGGCTAACGCCCGCCCGATTTTGCGGAATAATTTAATTCAAGGTAGCAAAGAAGATGGCTTAGTAGCGATCGCTCAAGCAATGCCAGATTTAGGTAATGCTATTGAGGCAGGTGGTAATCAATTTCGCAACAACGCTAGGCATGACATCAACGCTAACGCCGCTAAACAGTTAATTGTGGCAGTTGGTAACACCATCAACAGTAAGCAGATTGCTGGTAAAGTATCACTCAACGCTCAGGATGCGCCTGTGGCAACTACTACATCTAATAATGTGGTATCGGCTATACCTAGTAACCAAGAAATTACATTTACTGCTCCTATTGTATCCAATAATACTAATCGACCTAGCCAGCTTGTAGTGCGTACTCAAGGTAACAGCCAGTTACCTGCGCTAGTATCAGCCGATTCACCATTGACTGTACCCAGATACAATCAACGACCACCAGCCCCTCTTCCTAATGAGGCAACAAACAGAGAAATACCAAGGAACACTCCCACAGCAACCTCCAGAACCAAACTAACTCCAGTACCAACAGTGAGAACAGAGACAACACAGTTAAACTATGTGCAGGTTGATCCTCACACAATTGAGTTTGTTGCCCCTCAAGGTTCACAATCAGAGCAAATCGTGAAAACTCAAACAGCGTCACCATCAATATCTGAGGATACTAGTATTTTGCCTGTACCCACTAGTAATATTCCCTTGGGTAACACCCGCAATATGCGGAGGGTATCAACACCGCAAACTAGTACAACAGCTTATGGTAGCAACTATGTTTCAGCCAACACAGCTGCATCTGTACGCTATCGCGTCGTCGTAGAAGCCACCAGCGACAGAGAGCAAGAAATAGTCAAATCCCTTGCTCCTGAGGCATTTTCTACCATCTGGCAAGGTCGTAGAGTGATGCAGGTGGGAGTTTTTAGCGATCGCTCTAACGCCGACGAAATGCAAAGAATCCTCAACAGCAGTGGCTTAAGAACCATCGTTGAGCCTTTGAATTAA
- a CDS encoding group I intron-associated PD-(D/E)XK endonuclease, producing MHHTKDKGDLAAAKVIADLVEKEYSIFVPVVTEHAPFDFIAYKDGKCYRIQAKYSANNFVSNKSTWADKNGNHYKKYNPEDFDFYGIYLPTIGKVVYPSIKFGGCCIRTTPPKSASPFYWWEDFTEFTEEAPKRTYKEFGVDLTTRKVNLEARVLTRKVVRPSKEELEKLVWEKPTAQIGKDLGVSDKAVEKWCKAYGIDKPPRGYWAKSNS from the coding sequence ATGCACCACACCAAAGACAAGGGTGATCTTGCTGCGGCTAAGGTAATAGCAGATTTAGTCGAGAAAGAATACTCTATCTTTGTGCCAGTTGTCACTGAACACGCCCCTTTTGACTTTATTGCCTATAAAGACGGGAAATGCTATCGCATCCAAGCTAAATATTCGGCTAATAACTTTGTTAGCAATAAAAGCACTTGGGCGGACAAAAACGGAAATCATTACAAGAAGTATAATCCCGAAGATTTTGACTTTTATGGCATTTATTTACCAACCATAGGTAAGGTAGTCTACCCATCAATCAAATTTGGTGGTTGCTGTATTAGAACAACGCCGCCTAAATCAGCCAGTCCTTTCTATTGGTGGGAAGATTTTACGGAGTTTACGGAAGAAGCACCTAAGCGAACTTACAAGGAGTTTGGTGTTGATTTAACAACTAGGAAAGTGAATTTAGAAGCTAGGGTTTTGACAAGAAAAGTAGTCAGACCGTCTAAGGAAGAGTTAGAGAAACTGGTTTGGGAAAAACCTACAGCGCAAATCGGCAAGGATTTGGGTGTATCTGATAAGGCTGTAGAAAAATGGTGTAAAGCTTATGGGATAGATAAGCCACCTAGAGGGTATTGGGCAAAAAGTAATTCGTAA
- a CDS encoding Npun_F0813 family protein, translating into MFILKRQDVEISSIQHPKKDQQVPILHYQGQTFRLISVFKAGQEEEARALWRDLTDNRGKACVLLEEPDRFSVWGKVRLDQLGNDTGSHNKSGVFVQASILLLQSVYMDIEDFLGTKQAALFEKEIAEVMRQQQFPETSSIEAVKYWVATNPLEAAKLPAWKENHVTSFLQELHKLGKTYFGNANFARQVVEKLQDMPEGERSLFISWLNQSSLSKLWQ; encoded by the coding sequence ATGTTTATTTTAAAACGGCAGGATGTTGAAATATCAAGCATTCAGCACCCAAAAAAGGATCAGCAAGTGCCGATCCTCCATTATCAGGGGCAGACTTTTCGCTTGATTAGTGTGTTTAAAGCTGGACAAGAAGAAGAAGCTAGAGCCTTATGGAGAGATTTAACCGATAACCGAGGAAAAGCTTGTGTCTTGCTGGAAGAACCAGACCGTTTTAGCGTTTGGGGCAAGGTACGCTTAGACCAGTTAGGTAATGATACTGGTAGTCACAATAAAAGCGGGGTGTTTGTCCAAGCTAGTATTTTGCTTTTGCAATCTGTCTACATGGATATTGAAGATTTCCTTGGAACCAAGCAAGCTGCACTCTTTGAAAAAGAGATTGCTGAAGTCATGCGACAGCAGCAGTTCCCTGAAACTTCTTCCATTGAAGCAGTGAAATATTGGGTAGCCACTAATCCCTTAGAAGCAGCTAAACTCCCGGCTTGGAAAGAAAATCATGTTACTAGTTTCTTGCAAGAACTACATAAATTGGGAAAAACCTATTTTGGTAACGCCAACTTCGCCCGGCAAGTAGTCGAAAAATTACAAGATATGCCAGAAGGTGAGCGATCGCTCTTTATCTCTTGGCTAAATCAATCTTCACTGAGTAAACTGTGGCAATAG